TCTTCGCGGCGCGCTTCCTCGTGACCGCCGAGCTGTACGGCCATCCGATCGAGAAACTGCACCTGCTCGACGGCGACTACAGCGCGTGGAACCGGGAGCGCGAGACCACCTCGGAGTCGCCGTCGTCCGAGCCGACGGAGTACGCCGTCCGGGAGCCCGAGCGCTCGCCGCTCGTCGACTACGAGACCGTCCGGGACGCCCTGGACGACGAGGGAATCGTGATCGTCGACACCCGCGATCCGCGGGAGTTCGCGGAGGGCCACCTCCCCGGCGCGGTCAACGTCGACTGGCGCGAGCTCGTCGACGACGAGACGCGCGGGCTGAAGCCCGAGGCCGACCTCCGGGAGATCCTCGAAGCCGCCGGGATTGTCCCCGACGCTCACATTCTTCTGTACTGCAACACCGCGCGCCGGATCAGCCACACCTACGTCGTCCTGCGGTCGCTCGGCTACGAGGACGTCGGCTTCTACGAGGGGAGCCTCACGGAGTGGACAGAGCGCGGCGGCCCCGTCGAGACGGGGAGCGAAACGGAATCGGAGTAGCGGAGGCGAGGTGCCCCGCGCCGGTCGCTCTCGGCTGTCGCGGGGCGACGGGTTTTATTCGCGCCCCGGCAGAGACTGAGGTATGCCGATGCGCCAGCTGCGATCCTGTGACTTCTGCGACGAGGAGGCGACGGGCGTCTACGAGGTCGTCCCTCCGGAGCTGTCGCCGACGGAGGGCGAACAGCGACGACTCGTGCTCTGCGGGGACTGCCGAGAGACTCTCGAAGGCGTGCTCGCGCCCCTGCTCGCGCGGCTCGGCGTCGAGGGCGAGGCCGAAGGCGACGAGAACAGAGCAACTCCGGCCGACGAGGACGTCGCGCCGACGGACTCCTTCGCCGACGACGACCCCGGTGGCACGTCGCTGTCCGAGTCCGGACAGGGCGGGATTCCGGACCTGCGGGCGGGCGGGAACGAACCGAGTGCGGGCGGAAGCGGCGGAAGCGACGAGAGCGGCGGAAGTGCCGGAAGCGTCGGAAGCGACGAAGGTGGCGGCGACGGCGAACGCGACGACGGCGACAGCAACAAAAGCGACGACGCCACCGACGGGCACGCGGACGTCGGCCTCGAGATCGACGCCGCCGACTCGGACGCCGGGCCGGATCGGGTGGTCGACGAGGAAGCGCTCCCGCCGCTCGACGGGAGCGACGCGGCGGCGCCGACAGACGAGGACTCGGAGTCGAAAGCGGAGTCGGGGCTCGGAGAAGCGGACGAAGCCTCGGCGTCAGAAACGGCGGACGACGGGCCGACCTCGACGGCCGCGCCCGGCGAGGAGCCGCCGAAGTTCCGGACCGTGATGCGCCTCCTCGGCAACCGGGAGTTCCCCGTCGCCCGCGGCGAGATCGTCGAGCTCGCGACGAGCGCGTACGACCTCGGGGAGGGAGAGGTCGACGAGATCCTGGCGTACGCCGTCGACCGCGACCTGCTCGAAGACGACGGCGAGACGCTGCGGAAGGCCTGATAGTGGTTACTATGAATTACAGCGCGCCCTTCGTGCTCGGCGTGTCGCTCCGCCGGGAGTCGATCCGCGTGGCGTCGTCGAGCGCGCGCGCGATCGCCTTGAACAGCGCCTCGACCTCGTGGTGGGCGTTCTCGCCGTCGACCCCGACGTGCAGCGTCAGCCCGGCGTTCATCGCCAGCGAGTAGGCGAAGTGGCGGGCCATATCGCTCGTGAAGTCGCCGATCCGGGACTGGGAGAAGGACCCCTCGAACTCGAAGTGCGGCCGCCCGCTGACGTCGACGACGACGTCCGCGACCGCCTCGTCGAGCGGGACCCGCCGGTCGGCGTAGCGGACGATGCCGCGCTTGTCGCCGAGCGCCTCAGCCAGGGCCTCCCCGAGGACGATCGCGACGTCCTCGACGGTGTGGTGGTCGTCGATCTCCAGGTCGCCGTCGCAGCGGACCGTGAGGTCGAAGAGGCCGTGCTTGGCGAACGACTCCAGCATATGGTCGAAGAAGCCGATCCCCGTCTCGACCGCGCTGTCGCCGTCGCCGTCGACCGCCAGCGTGAGGTCGATCGTCGTCTCGGCCGTCTCGCGGGTGACGGCGGCCTCGCGGGCCGCGGCGTCGCCCTCGTCGGCGTCGGTGTCGGTCATACCGGCGAATCGACGCGCGCGCCTATGATCGTTGTGCCTCTCCCCCGGGGCTGCACGGTGCGCCCGCCGTCCGAAAGTGGTACGTCGCGGGCGGGCGAGGCTCAGGTATGCGCATCGCCGTCCCCAACAAGGGCCGCCTGCACGACCCGAGCGTCGACCTGCTGGAACGGGCGGGGCTCCACATCGAGAGCGCCGCGGACCGGAAGCTCTACGCCGACACCGTCGACCCCGAGGTGACGGTGCTCTTCGCCCGCGCCGCCGACATCCCGGAGTACGTCGCCGACGGCGCCGCCGCGGTGGGGATCACCGGCCGCGATCAGGTCGTCGAGTCGGGCTGTGACCTCGTCGAGCTGGTCGACCTGGAGTTCGGTCGGTGTCGCCTGGTCCTCGCCGCGCCCGAGGAGGGCGACATCACGTCCCCCGAGGGCCTCGCAGGCGGGAGCGTCGCGACGGAGTTCCCGCGGATCACCCGCGAGTACCTGGAGCGGGAGGGCATCGACGCCGACGTCGTGGAGGTGACGGGCGCGACCGAACTGACGCCGCACGTCGAGATGGCCGACGCCATCGTCGACATCACCTCGACGGGGACGACCCTCCGGATGAACCGCCTGGCCGTGATCGACGAGGTGCTCGACTCCTCGGTCCGGCTGTACGCCCACCCGGACTACGCCGACGACCCCAAGGTCGAACAGCTGGTGACGGCCTTCGAGTCGGTGCTGGCGGCCGAGGACAAGCGCTACGTGATGATGAACGTCCCCCGCGAGCGCCTCGACGACGTCCGCGAGGTCATTCCGGGACTGGACGGCCCGACGGTGATGGACGTCGCCGGCGACGACACCGTCGCGGTCCACGTAGTCGTCGACGAGCGCGACGTCTTCGAGGTCATCAACGACCTCAAGGCGGTCGGCGCCTCGGGGATCCTCGTCACCGAGATCGAGCGGCTCGTGGAGTAAATCGCGGCGCGCCAGAGCGCCCCGCGTGCCAGATCAGCCGGGCGCGCTCTGGATGATCGCCAGCACGCCGAAGAGGATCGTCCCGAGGATGACGCTGACGACGAAGTGGATCAGCGTGATGTACGCCGACAGGCGGCGCGACTCGCCGTAGAGGAGGTAGATCGCGACCCCGTCGAGGGCGATCGCGATGGCGAGCGCCGCAAAGAGGGCCGGCGGGCTGTTCCGCGCGAACGCGGCCGCGAGGACGCTCACCACCGCCGGGATCGGGCCGACGACGAACGCGTTGCGGACGGGGACGTCGCCGAGGACGTTGCGGGCGGCGATGTGTGCCGTCACCGAGAGGAAGATCGCGAAGGACGCGAACGTGCCGGCGATCGCGATCGGGGTCGCGGAGGACGACTGAAGCGGGATCGAGAGCGGAGCGGGAGCTACCATCGGGCGTGAGACGAAACCGGGGCCTCAGTCGTCGAGCAGGCCGAGTTCACTGAGACGGGAGGTGATGACGTCGACGGCCTCGCGGGCGTCGTCGGGCTCCTTGCCGCCGGTGATGACGAGCTTCCCGGAGCCGAAGAGCAGCGCCACGACAGAGGGCTCGTCGAGGCGGTAGACGAGGCCGGGGAACTGCTCGGGCTCGTACTCGATGTTTTCGAGGCCGAGGCCGATGGCGATGGCGTTGAGGTTCAGATTGCGGCCCAGATCCGCAGAAGTGACGATGTTCTGGACCGTGATCTCGGGGTCGTCGTCGACGGGGATCTGGAGGTCTCGCAGCTTCTCGAAGACGATGTGGAGGCTCTCGTGGACGTCGTCTGTGGACTTCGCACCGGTGCAGACGATCTTGCCGGAGCGGAAGATGAGGGCGGCGGACTTGGGCTCTTGGGTCCGGTAGACGAGGCCGGGGAACTGCTCGGGGTCGTAGTCGGCCCCTTCGAGGTCCATCGCGACGCTCTGGAGGTCGAGCTCCTGGCCGATCCCCGTGGAGGCGACGACGTTTTCGATGTTGATGGTGTCCTTGGGATCGCTCATAGACGACTTAAATCTCGTATTTAAGGTTTAAAAAGATTGGTGCGCGGATCGACGCGCCGACGAGGGGCGTCAGCGACCGGTCGGAACCGGCAGTCGACACGCTGATTGGCGACCGGAGCGAGGTGGGAGCGTGTACTACCTGGAGCTCGCGGGCGAGGCGGGAGACGAGGCCTTCGCCGCGCTGGAAGCCGAGCGCGCCGCGGCCTCGGCCGTCGAACGGGTCGCGCCCGGCCTCGCGACCGCCCGCGGGATCCGCGCCGATCGCGTCCCGACGCTGGCGTACACCCGCCGCGTCTCCGAACTGGTCGGCCGGACCGACGCCGACGTCGCGAGCGCGGTCGCGGTGCTCGAAGCGGCGTCGTTCGACCGCTCGGGGACGGTCGCCGTCCGCGCCCGGAACGTCCGCGCGACCGCCGAGGTGAGCACGTCGGCGGCCGAGCGGGAGCTCGGCGGCGTCCTCGTCGACCGGGGGTTCGACGTCGACCTCGACGATCCCGACCACGAGCTTCGCGTCTGTTTCGCCGACGACGTCTGTCTCGTGGGCTGGGCCGTCGCCGAGCGCGACGCCGCCTTCGGGTCGCGGGCGCCGACAGATCGGCCCTTCTTCCAGCCCGGGAGCATGGCGCCGATGGACGCCCGCGCGTACGTCAACCTCGCCGCCGGCCCCGCGCTCCCGGACGCGACCGTCGTCGACCCGATGTGCGGGACCGGCGGGCTGCTCGTCGAGGCCGGGCTCGTCGGCGCGCGGGCCGTCGGCTCCGACGCGCAGGCGAAGATGGCGTCGGGGGCGGCGGAGAACCTCGCGCACTACCTCGACGACGACGCGGCGGCCGCGAGCGCGAACCCGGACTGGGCCGCCGTCCGCGGCGACGCCACGGAACTCCCGTTCGCCGACGACGCCGCCGACGGCGTCGTCTTCGACGCGCCGTACGGCCGCCAGTCGAAGATCGCCGGCCACGAACTCGAAGACCTGGTCGCGGGCGCGCTCGCGGAGGCCGCGCGGATCGCGCCGTCGTGCGTGCTCGTCGCCGACCGCTCGTGGACGGACGCGGCCGAGGCCGCCGGCTGGCGGGTCGACGAGCGGTTCGAGCGCCGCGTCCACCGGTCGCTCGACCGGCACGTCCACGTCCTGAAGCGGTCGTAGACGGGACCTGAGCGGGCGCTTTCAGGACCGCAGCAGCCACCCGAAGACGAGCGGCGCGAACAGCAGCGTCAGCGGGATCAGGATCCACACCTGGCCCGCGAGCACGTCGTACTGCGCGACAGTTTCGCTCGCGGGTGTCCCCTCTAGATGGCCGACGAGGAACTCGAAGCCGACCGTGAGGACCGTCCAGCCGGCCCCGATCGCGAGCAGTTCCGCCGGCGAGTAGTCGACGGTCGCCGTCGCGAAGAACGCCCCCGAGACGGCGAGGATCGCCGCCGCGAGGAGCGCGGTGCTGAGGACGTGACCGGAGTATTCGCCGATCCGAGGGACCAAAACGAGCTCTCGGAAGACGCCGTTCGCGACCGCGACGATCGCCATCAGGATCCAGACGGCGAGCGGGTAGACGAACGCGGGCGCAGGGACGGAGAGAGCGAGTGTGGTCATCGTCGATCACCCGTCGATAGGGCGCCCGCGAGGAAAGCCGAGTCGGTGGTCGTCACCGGGTGAGAACCGTCAGTCAGAGGTCGAACCGCCCCATCTGACCCGCTTATCGCTCCCGCGCGGCGACGATCGACTCGCCCGCGCGGACGCGGTCGCCCTCGGTGACGAGGAGATCCGCGCGGTCGTAGGCGGGCGGCAGCAACACGTCGGCCCGGGAGCCGAAGTCGATGTGGCCGATCCGCTCCGCGCGGGCGAGGTCGTCGCCCTCGGCGACGTAGGGGTGGATCCGCCGGGCGAACGCGCCCGCGATGAGGGAGATCTCGGCCGGCCCCTCGTCGGTCGCGACCGCGACGTCGACGCGCTCGTTGCGCTCGGAGTCCTTCGAGAACGCCGGGCGGTGAGCGCCCGATCGGTGGGTGACGCGCTCGATTCGGCCATCGAGGGGGGCGCGGTTCACGTGGACGTCAGTGACGTTCATAAACACGCCCACGCGGAGCTGGTCGCCCTCCTCGCGGACGACCGAGACGCGCCCGTCGGCGGGCGAGACGACGCCCGGGCCCGACGGCCGGCGTTCGGGGTCGCGGAAGAACCACGCGACGAAGCCACCGATCGCGATCGCGGCGAGCGCGAGGGGGAACGCGAGCGGGGCCAACACCGCGGCCGCCGCGAACGCCGGGACGGCGAACCGCCGGACGCCGGGGGCAAAGCGCATCGGTCAGGCGAGCGCCTCCCCGTCGAGTTCGCGCTGGCCGCCGGCCCACGCCGCGAGCAGGTGGGTGAGGTGGAGCCGCGCGTCGTTGCCCTCCGCGAGGTCGAGGTCGACCGCGCCCGCGAGGCGGTGCAGCCGGACGAGGTTCGACTCGCCGAACGCCTCGGGATAGGTGTCGGCAACGCGGAGCAGTTCCGAGAGCAGCTCCTGGCCGCCGAAGCCGCGGTCGTCGAGGAGCTCGGTGAGTTTGTCGCGGGCGTCGCCGACGTCTCCCCGAGCGGCCGAATCCAGCACGGCCTTCAGTTCGT
This is a stretch of genomic DNA from Halobellus sp. MBLA0158. It encodes these proteins:
- a CDS encoding sulfurtransferase, producing MYENVVVSAAWLAERLGDEDTSVIDVRDGWEFDGIGHVPGAVNVPFEEFRSEAGDEGMLPGAEPWERLLSAAGVGPEDHLVAYDDTHGVFAARFLVTAELYGHPIEKLHLLDGDYSAWNRERETTSESPSSEPTEYAVREPERSPLVDYETVRDALDDEGIVIVDTRDPREFAEGHLPGAVNVDWRELVDDETRGLKPEADLREILEAAGIVPDAHILLYCNTARRISHTYVVLRSLGYEDVGFYEGSLTEWTERGGPVETGSETESE
- the hisB gene encoding imidazoleglycerol-phosphate dehydratase HisB translates to MTDTDADEGDAAAREAAVTRETAETTIDLTLAVDGDGDSAVETGIGFFDHMLESFAKHGLFDLTVRCDGDLEIDDHHTVEDVAIVLGEALAEALGDKRGIVRYADRRVPLDEAVADVVVDVSGRPHFEFEGSFSQSRIGDFTSDMARHFAYSLAMNAGLTLHVGVDGENAHHEVEALFKAIARALDDATRIDSRRSDTPSTKGAL
- the hisG gene encoding ATP phosphoribosyltransferase, coding for MRIAVPNKGRLHDPSVDLLERAGLHIESAADRKLYADTVDPEVTVLFARAADIPEYVADGAAAVGITGRDQVVESGCDLVELVDLEFGRCRLVLAAPEEGDITSPEGLAGGSVATEFPRITREYLEREGIDADVVEVTGATELTPHVEMADAIVDITSTGTTLRMNRLAVIDEVLDSSVRLYAHPDYADDPKVEQLVTAFESVLAAEDKRYVMMNVPRERLDDVREVIPGLDGPTVMDVAGDDTVAVHVVVDERDVFEVINDLKAVGASGILVTEIERLVE
- a CDS encoding DUF7473 family protein, whose translation is MVAPAPLSIPLQSSSATPIAIAGTFASFAIFLSVTAHIAARNVLGDVPVRNAFVVGPIPAVVSVLAAAFARNSPPALFAALAIAIALDGVAIYLLYGESRRLSAYITLIHFVVSVILGTILFGVLAIIQSAPG
- a CDS encoding TATA-box-binding protein, giving the protein MSDPKDTINIENVVASTGIGQELDLQSVAMDLEGADYDPEQFPGLVYRTQEPKSAALIFRSGKIVCTGAKSTDDVHESLHIVFEKLRDLQIPVDDDPEITVQNIVTSADLGRNLNLNAIAIGLGLENIEYEPEQFPGLVYRLDEPSVVALLFGSGKLVITGGKEPDDAREAVDVITSRLSELGLLDD
- a CDS encoding THUMP domain-containing protein, producing the protein MYYLELAGEAGDEAFAALEAERAAASAVERVAPGLATARGIRADRVPTLAYTRRVSELVGRTDADVASAVAVLEAASFDRSGTVAVRARNVRATAEVSTSAAERELGGVLVDRGFDVDLDDPDHELRVCFADDVCLVGWAVAERDAAFGSRAPTDRPFFQPGSMAPMDARAYVNLAAGPALPDATVVDPMCGTGGLLVEAGLVGARAVGSDAQAKMASGAAENLAHYLDDDAAAASANPDWAAVRGDATELPFADDAADGVVFDAPYGRQSKIAGHELEDLVAGALAEAARIAPSCVLVADRSWTDAAEAAGWRVDERFERRVHRSLDRHVHVLKRS
- a CDS encoding protein sorting system archaetidylserine decarboxylase — translated: MRFAPGVRRFAVPAFAAAAVLAPLAFPLALAAIAIGGFVAWFFRDPERRPSGPGVVSPADGRVSVVREEGDQLRVGVFMNVTDVHVNRAPLDGRIERVTHRSGAHRPAFSKDSERNERVDVAVATDEGPAEISLIAGAFARRIHPYVAEGDDLARAERIGHIDFGSRADVLLPPAYDRADLLVTEGDRVRAGESIVAARER